A window from Aeromonas rivipollensis encodes these proteins:
- the lysC gene encoding Rz1-like lysis system protein LysC (LysC is an Rz1-like component of a phage lytic system, substantially overlapping although not fully embedded in the gene for the Rz-like LysB component.) translates to MSGCSSAPPSPVPQIIRLTCPAPAPCQLPAASPVNNGDLLDQLTQTEAAWATCAAQVDSLIACQQRHQNGREHGKAKTDP, encoded by the coding sequence TTGTCAGGCTGCTCCAGCGCCCCGCCCTCACCGGTGCCGCAGATTATCAGGCTCACCTGTCCAGCCCCGGCGCCCTGCCAACTGCCGGCAGCCAGCCCGGTCAATAACGGCGATCTGCTCGACCAATTGACCCAGACCGAGGCCGCCTGGGCCACCTGCGCCGCCCAGGTCGACAGCCTCATCGCCTGCCAGCAACGACACCAGAACGGGAGGGAACATGGAAAAGCCAAAACAGATCCGTGA